One segment of Brassica napus cultivar Da-Ae chromosome C3, Da-Ae, whole genome shotgun sequence DNA contains the following:
- the LOC106379762 gene encoding probable WRKY transcription factor 13, producing MGTINQGVSLFDEPQNIINTNNTNTLGFFFSSPNHTLSSSSSPSSLVSPFLGHHSFNSFIHNNSPSFVTHPRDPINPMANLPETLISISSLASSKQRHDHEGIVNLDQHRLTGDISSQRPSLNPWAWSSQAGYEYNKKNNHTSEIDVDHNIDVDHNIDDDGCDGDGDNDDDVHQHHETRRHKINTSPLGIMSTLKMKKPKTRKKVREPRFCFKTLSDVDVLDDGYRWRKYGQKVVKNTQHPRSYYRCTQEKCRVKKRVERLADDPRMVITTYEGRHLHSPSNHLDDDPLSSSHHSPLSTFFW from the exons ATGGGTACGATAAACCAAGGAGTAAGCTTGTTCGATGAGCCACAAAACATCATAAACACTAATAATACTAACACTCTaggtttctttttctcttcccCTAATCACACATTATCTTcgtcatcttctccttcttctcttgtGTCTCCGTTTCTAGGTCATCACTCCTTCAACTCATTCATTCACAATAACTCCCCTTCCTTTGTAACTCATCCTCGAGATCCCATCAATCCCATGGCGAATCTCCcagaaaccctaatctcgaTCTCCTCTTTAGCCTCATCAAAACAAAGGCATGATCATGAGGGTATTGTTAACCTTGATCAGCATCGTCTCACTGGTGATATATCATCCCAAAGACCGTCTTTAAATCCATG GGCATGGAGTAGTCAAGCAGGATACGAatacaacaagaaaaataacCATACAAGTGAGATTGATGTTGATCATAATATTGATGTTGATCATAATATTGATGATGATGGTTGTGATGGTGATGgcgataatgatgatgatgttcatcAACATCACGAGACTCGTCGCCACAAAATTAACACGTCACCATTGGGAATAATGTCTACTCTGAAGATGAAGAAGCctaagacaagaaaaaaagtgAGGGAGCCTCGGTTTTGCTTCAAGACACTAAGCGATGTTGATGTCTTAGATGATGGATATAGATGGAGAAAATATGGCCAGAAAGTtgtcaagaacactcaacatcccag GAGCTATTACAGATGCACACAAGAGAAGTGTAGAGTGAAGAAGAGGGTGGAGAGATTAGCAGATGATCCAAGAATGGTAATCACTACTTACGAAGGCCGACATCTTCACTCTCCTTCTAATCATCTCGACGACGATCCTCTCTCCTCGTCTCACCATTCTCCTCTCTCCACCTTTTTCTGGTGA